A single Sphingomonas kaistensis DNA region contains:
- the lepB gene encoding signal peptidase I, with translation MADEIKDKGEKEGSGGLLRGMLVILVLAWILRSLIAAPFSIPSGSMLPGLYIGDYLLVSKWNYGYSRASFLFGFPPISGRLFATLPERGDVVVFRGPAGNDVIKRVIGLPGDTVGTTGGQVVLNGTLLARKPAGMIGIPVSENSPCRAAQPREADGKCLFTAYRETLPGGKSFVVLDQIDNPAVDDFAAVRVPEGHIFLMGDNRDDSADSRIAPEYGGMGFIPIDSLVGKAQTTFWSTDGSASWVLPWTWFGAARWDRIGMAH, from the coding sequence ATGGCAGACGAGATCAAGGACAAGGGCGAAAAGGAAGGCAGCGGCGGGCTGCTGCGCGGGATGCTGGTCATCCTGGTGCTGGCGTGGATCCTGCGCAGCCTGATCGCGGCGCCGTTCAGCATCCCCTCGGGCTCGATGCTGCCGGGGCTGTACATCGGCGACTATCTGCTCGTCTCCAAGTGGAACTATGGCTACAGCCGGGCGAGCTTTCTGTTCGGGTTTCCGCCGATCAGCGGGCGGCTTTTCGCCACCCTGCCCGAGCGCGGAGACGTGGTGGTGTTTCGCGGACCGGCGGGCAACGATGTCATCAAGCGGGTGATCGGACTGCCGGGTGATACGGTGGGAACGACCGGCGGTCAGGTGGTGCTGAACGGCACGCTGCTCGCGCGGAAGCCGGCGGGGATGATCGGCATTCCGGTGAGCGAAAACAGCCCGTGCCGCGCAGCGCAACCGCGAGAGGCTGATGGGAAGTGCCTGTTCACCGCCTATCGCGAGACGTTGCCTGGGGGCAAAAGCTTCGTCGTGCTGGATCAGATCGACAATCCGGCGGTGGATGATTTTGCGGCCGTGCGGGTGCCCGAGGGGCACATCTTCCTGATGGGCGACAACCGCGACGACAGCGCCGACAGCCGGATCGCGCCCGAATATGGCGGGATGGGCTTCATCCCGATCGATTCGCTGGTCGGCAAGGCGCAGACGACCTTCTGGTCGACCGATGGAAGCGCGTCGTGGGTGTTGCCCTGGACCTGGTTCGGCGCGGCGCGGTGGGACCGCATCGGGATGGCGCATTGA
- the rnc gene encoding ribonuclease III translates to MADVGSFVRERLGHAARDGKLFERALTHGSAGRDSYERLEFLGDRVLGLVIARWLFERFPDEPEGKMSRRYNALVARETCAEVGRDWGVPKLVKLGKQAREDGAQLSDNVVGDVVEALLGAVFLDGGLDAAERLIRGSWTGYLDEQKKAPQHPKSLLQEVAAARGLKPPVYELLGQFGRHHAPTFRVKVIVKGAGETEAEGASKQEAETAAAAALLEKIC, encoded by the coding sequence ATGGCCGACGTCGGATCTTTTGTGAGGGAACGGCTCGGCCATGCCGCGCGCGACGGCAAGCTGTTCGAGCGGGCGCTGACCCACGGCAGCGCCGGGCGCGACAGCTATGAGCGGCTGGAGTTTCTGGGCGACCGGGTCTTGGGCCTGGTGATCGCGCGCTGGCTGTTCGAGCGCTTTCCCGACGAGCCCGAGGGCAAGATGAGCCGGCGCTACAATGCGCTGGTCGCGCGCGAGACGTGCGCCGAGGTCGGGCGCGACTGGGGCGTGCCCAAGCTGGTCAAGCTGGGCAAGCAGGCGCGCGAGGATGGCGCGCAATTGTCGGACAATGTGGTCGGCGACGTGGTCGAGGCGCTGCTTGGCGCAGTATTTCTCGACGGCGGGCTGGACGCGGCGGAGCGGCTGATCCGGGGGAGCTGGACGGGTTATCTCGACGAGCAGAAGAAAGCGCCGCAGCATCCCAAGTCGCTGCTGCAGGAGGTTGCGGCGGCGCGCGGGCTGAAGCCGCCGGTCTATGAGCTGCTCGGCCAGTTCGGGCGGCATCATGCCCCGACCTTTCGGGTCAAGGTGATCGTCAAGGGCGCGGGCGAGACCGAGGCCGAGGGCGCGAGCAAGCAGGAAGCGGAAACGGCGGCTGCGGCCGCGTTATTGGAGAAGATTTGTTGA
- the era gene encoding GTPase Era — protein sequence MTQKCGLVAVIGAPNAGKSTLVNALVGQKVAIVSPKAQTTRARLMGIAIDGDSQILLVDTPGIFSPKRRLDRAMVKAAWEGAESADRLVLVVDAAASIGQRVETVLEGIEGRPEPKILILNKVDIAKKGDLLKLATELSARLQPEEVFMVSATSGDGVADVKRHLGAAMPEGPWHYPEDQLSDATDRMVAAELTREQLYLQLHAELPYASAVETEKWEERKDGSAVIHQQILIERDSQKAIVLGKGGSKLKAIGAAAREAIGEHLGRKVHLFLHVKVNPRWSEDKTLYEDIGLDWSN from the coding sequence TTGACCCAGAAGTGCGGCCTGGTGGCGGTTATCGGCGCGCCTAATGCGGGCAAGTCCACGCTGGTAAATGCGCTGGTCGGTCAGAAGGTCGCGATCGTCAGCCCCAAGGCGCAGACCACGCGGGCGCGGCTGATGGGGATCGCCATCGACGGCGACAGCCAGATTTTGCTGGTCGATACGCCGGGCATCTTCTCGCCCAAGCGGCGGCTCGACCGGGCGATGGTCAAGGCGGCGTGGGAGGGCGCGGAGAGCGCCGACCGGCTGGTCCTGGTGGTGGATGCCGCCGCCAGCATCGGACAGCGCGTCGAGACGGTGCTGGAAGGAATTGAAGGGCGGCCCGAGCCCAAGATCCTGATCCTGAACAAGGTCGATATCGCCAAGAAGGGTGATCTTCTGAAGCTGGCGACCGAGCTTAGCGCACGGTTGCAGCCGGAAGAAGTGTTCATGGTCTCGGCGACCAGCGGCGACGGGGTCGCGGACGTGAAGCGGCACCTGGGCGCCGCGATGCCCGAGGGCCCGTGGCATTATCCCGAGGATCAGCTGAGCGACGCGACCGATCGGATGGTGGCGGCCGAGCTCACGCGCGAGCAGCTGTATCTCCAGCTCCACGCCGAGCTGCCTTATGCCAGCGCGGTCGAGACCGAGAAGTGGGAAGAGCGCAAGGACGGCTCGGCTGTGATCCACCAGCAGATATTGATCGAGCGCGACAGCCAGAAGGCGATCGTGCTCGGCAAGGGCGGATCGAAGCTCAAAGCCATCGGCGCCGCCGCGCGCGAGGCGATCGGCGAGCATCTCGGCCGCAAGGTGCACCTGTTCCTGCACGTGAAGGTCAATCCGCGCTGGAGCGAGGACAAGACCCTTTACGAGGATATCGGGCTCGACTGGTCGAACTAG
- a CDS encoding NAD-dependent deacylase produces MVAGTGQSGNLVILSGAGISADSGVPTFRAADGLWEGHRVEDVATPEAFVRNPELVRAFYDARRAHLGTVEPNAAHLALAELERRWDGDFLLVTQNVDDLHERAGSQRLIHMHGELNSGWCLACDTRSPWAGAMGQGAACPSCAATGTVRPDIVWFGEMPYEMERLDEAVRNCDLFVSIGTSGAVYPAAGFVQTARYVGAHCVELNLEPSQGSIFFQETRIGRASEIVPAWVEEVLA; encoded by the coding sequence ATGGTTGCTGGAACGGGACAAAGCGGAAATCTGGTCATTCTTAGCGGAGCGGGCATCTCTGCCGACAGCGGCGTGCCCACGTTCCGCGCCGCCGATGGCTTATGGGAAGGCCACCGGGTCGAGGACGTCGCCACCCCCGAAGCCTTCGTGCGCAACCCTGAACTGGTCCGCGCCTTCTACGATGCCCGCCGCGCTCATCTTGGCACGGTCGAACCCAATGCCGCGCACCTCGCGCTGGCCGAACTCGAACGTCGGTGGGACGGCGATTTCCTCCTCGTCACGCAGAACGTCGATGACCTTCACGAACGCGCCGGCTCGCAACGCCTGATTCACATGCATGGCGAACTCAACAGCGGCTGGTGCCTCGCCTGCGACACGCGTTCGCCTTGGGCGGGAGCGATGGGGCAGGGTGCGGCGTGCCCCTCCTGCGCCGCCACGGGCACGGTCCGCCCCGACATCGTGTGGTTCGGCGAGATGCCCTACGAAATGGAACGCCTCGACGAAGCCGTCCGCAATTGCGACCTGTTCGTCTCGATCGGGACCTCGGGCGCGGTCTACCCAGCCGCCGGCTTCGTCCAGACCGCCCGCTACGTCGGTGCCCATTGCGTCGAGCTCAACCTCGAACCGAGCCAGGGCAGCATCTTCTTCCAAGAAACCCGCATCGGCCGCGCATCGGAGATCGTGCCCGCGTGGGTCGAGGAAGTGCTGGCCTAG
- a CDS encoding thioesterase family protein translates to MDKDAMYRHAIGIDPSDIDHMGHVNNSVYLKWVQDAVVRYWEGVAPADAVRRHLWVALKHEIEFRRPTFLEDVVVADVIAERVQGAKALFTTVIRRGEDVLAEVKSTWCCLDATSMRPARLAKDVVSRFFPA, encoded by the coding sequence ATGGATAAAGACGCCATGTACCGCCACGCCATCGGCATCGATCCTTCCGACATTGACCACATGGGGCATGTGAACAACAGCGTTTACCTGAAGTGGGTTCAGGACGCGGTGGTGCGTTATTGGGAAGGCGTTGCGCCGGCCGACGCGGTCAGGCGTCACCTGTGGGTCGCGCTGAAGCACGAGATCGAGTTTCGGCGGCCGACGTTCCTCGAGGATGTGGTGGTAGCCGACGTCATCGCCGAACGCGTGCAGGGTGCCAAGGCGCTGTTCACGACCGTGATCCGGCGGGGCGAAGATGTGCTGGCCGAGGTGAAAAGCACCTGGTGCTGTCTCGACGCCACGTCGATGCGCCCTGCCCGCCTTGCCAAGGATGTGGTGAGCCGCTTCTTTCCGGCTTGA
- the dapB gene encoding 4-hydroxy-tetrahydrodipicolinate reductase has translation MGKAIAAAVAEDDSFALDPDHGDVIVDFSAPEALAGSLDRAVRAAVPILVGTTGLDDLAIRRIEETSRSIAVLRASNTSLGVALLEELVERAARVLGRGWDIEVLEMHHRLKRDAPSGTALSLGDAAARGRGETMRKEDSRSGRDLQRMEGAIGFASLRGGTVVGDHDVIFAGTEERLVLSHRADNRMIFARGALAAARFLATQKPGLYSMRDVVGAL, from the coding sequence ATGGGAAAGGCGATCGCTGCCGCCGTGGCGGAGGACGACAGCTTCGCGCTCGATCCCGATCATGGCGATGTTATCGTGGATTTCTCAGCGCCGGAGGCTCTCGCCGGTTCGCTCGACCGCGCGGTTCGAGCGGCGGTGCCAATCCTTGTGGGGACCACGGGGCTCGACGATCTGGCCATTCGCCGTATCGAGGAGACCAGCCGATCGATTGCCGTGCTTCGGGCTTCCAACACGTCGCTCGGTGTCGCGCTACTGGAGGAATTGGTCGAGCGGGCTGCGCGGGTGCTTGGCCGCGGGTGGGATATTGAGGTGCTTGAGATGCACCATCGATTGAAGAGGGACGCGCCTTCCGGGACGGCGCTTAGCCTTGGCGACGCTGCGGCCCGCGGGCGGGGCGAGACGATGCGAAAAGAGGACTCGCGGAGCGGCCGCGATCTTCAGCGCATGGAAGGTGCGATCGGCTTTGCAAGCCTCCGTGGGGGCACGGTGGTCGGCGATCATGACGTGATCTTTGCCGGGACAGAAGAACGTTTGGTGCTGTCGCACAGAGCCGACAATCGGATGATCTTCGCGCGCGGTGCGTTGGCGGCGGCGCGTTTCCTGGCCACACAGAAGCCAGGGCTGTATTCCATGCGCGACGTGGTCGGGGCGCTGTGA
- the nth gene encoding endonuclease III: MKKTQAAELFLRLAELNPEPEGELEWKSPYTLLVAVALSAQATDVSVNIATRKLFKVADTPAKMIALGEDGVREHIKSIGLFNTKAKNVILMAQQLIERHGGEVPVDRDALEKLAGVGRKTANVVLNIAFGLPTIAVDTHVFRVANRTGLAPGKTPLEVEAKLARVTPQEFLLHAHHWLILHGRYLCKARTPECWRCPIVDLCRYRDKKLVPPKSRTAESVAQVQ; the protein is encoded by the coding sequence GTGAAAAAGACCCAGGCGGCCGAGCTGTTTCTGCGCTTGGCAGAACTTAATCCCGAGCCGGAGGGGGAGCTCGAATGGAAAAGCCCCTATACGCTGCTGGTAGCCGTGGCGCTCTCCGCGCAGGCGACCGATGTCAGCGTGAACATCGCAACGCGCAAGCTGTTCAAGGTCGCCGATACGCCCGCCAAGATGATTGCGCTGGGTGAGGACGGCGTACGCGAGCACATCAAGTCGATCGGCCTGTTCAATACCAAGGCCAAGAATGTGATCCTGATGGCGCAGCAGCTGATCGAGCGGCATGGCGGCGAGGTCCCGGTCGATCGCGATGCGCTGGAGAAATTGGCGGGGGTCGGTCGAAAGACGGCAAACGTCGTCTTGAATATCGCCTTCGGCTTACCGACCATCGCGGTCGATACGCATGTTTTCCGCGTCGCCAATCGCACGGGGCTCGCGCCGGGTAAGACACCGCTCGAGGTCGAAGCCAAGCTCGCTAGGGTGACGCCGCAGGAGTTTCTTTTGCATGCGCATCACTGGCTGATCTTGCACGGCCGCTATCTGTGCAAGGCGCGGACGCCCGAATGCTGGCGCTGCCCCATCGTCGATCTCTGCCGCTATCGCGACAAGAAGCTTGTCCCGCCTAAATCCAGGACCGCTGAAAGCGTCGCCCAAGTCCAGTAA
- the alr gene encoding alanine racemase, whose product MRLSLALQHRSSALVANYRHLQLRAATATGAAIKADAYGLGVKDVAKLLLDAGCRDFFVSTWWEAAELDFLPPGTLVVLHGFGSEDEVQPGVRPVLVTPQQVARWKASTFADEPCDVMVDTGMNRLGLGTKELGCLEGLSIHTLHSHLACADDDDALNRMQLERFLAVQQVVRAGRYSLANSAGIYLGSEFAFDLVRPGLALYGGIPRAEARGEIRQVTTPTARILQMRSVPAGESVGYNATFVAPRDMRVAVINIGYADGYRRAFSSIGSARADDQTLPVIGRVSMDLVTLDATDAPQLAEGDWVELSFDLEEAAAQTGISQYELLTGLGRRFQRSWI is encoded by the coding sequence ATGCGTCTTTCCCTGGCTTTGCAGCACCGATCGAGTGCGCTGGTCGCCAATTACCGACATCTTCAACTCCGTGCGGCTACAGCGACGGGTGCGGCCATTAAGGCCGATGCCTATGGGCTTGGCGTCAAAGACGTCGCGAAACTTCTCCTCGACGCTGGCTGCCGTGATTTTTTCGTGTCTACCTGGTGGGAGGCTGCCGAACTCGATTTCCTTCCGCCCGGCACCCTAGTGGTTCTTCACGGCTTTGGTTCTGAGGACGAGGTGCAGCCGGGCGTAAGGCCCGTGCTTGTGACGCCTCAGCAAGTTGCACGATGGAAGGCCAGCACCTTTGCTGACGAGCCTTGCGATGTGATGGTCGATACCGGCATGAATCGCCTTGGCCTCGGCACCAAAGAACTGGGCTGCCTTGAAGGCCTCTCCATTCATACCCTGCACAGCCATCTCGCCTGTGCGGACGACGACGACGCGCTCAATCGAATGCAACTCGAGCGTTTTCTTGCCGTGCAGCAAGTTGTTCGGGCCGGGCGCTATAGCTTGGCCAACAGCGCCGGCATCTATCTCGGCAGCGAGTTTGCGTTCGACCTCGTTCGGCCGGGCCTTGCGCTATATGGCGGTATTCCGCGTGCCGAAGCTCGCGGCGAGATCCGGCAGGTCACCACGCCAACCGCCCGCATTCTTCAGATGCGTAGCGTTCCGGCAGGCGAAAGCGTCGGATATAATGCGACGTTCGTAGCGCCGCGCGACATGCGGGTTGCGGTGATCAACATCGGCTATGCCGACGGCTATCGACGTGCCTTTTCATCCATCGGGAGCGCGCGCGCCGACGATCAAACGCTTCCAGTGATCGGCCGGGTCTCAATGGATCTCGTCACGCTTGATGCGACCGACGCTCCCCAACTTGCAGAAGGCGACTGGGTCGAACTCAGTTTCGATCTGGAAGAAGCAGCCGCGCAGACCGGCATTTCCCAATACGAGCTGCTTACTGGACTTGGGCGACGCTTTCAGCGGTCCTGGATTTAG
- a CDS encoding outer membrane protein, translating into MLAAAAMLALPSAAAARDGLPYIGIEGGAIKPDRLRLDYQRSALSVPNGIAIDHKTGFDVDFIAGYDLGLIRAEAELGYKRAVPTGISIVPAVGFNNTGPLAIDGRTRSVSAMANLLLDFGKDDGLQVYGGGGLGVAKTTLDNVIAGPNVAQGRGINGNDRSFAWQLIAGMRVPLSYNVDLGLKYRYFRTEVDYRDVTVPTAIENLEGRFRSHSLLASLIFNLGGQPVPPAPIVEPAPPPPPPPPPPPPTQICPDGSVILATDACPVPPPPPPPPPVAPVRG; encoded by the coding sequence TTGCTCGCCGCTGCTGCCATGTTGGCTCTGCCTTCGGCCGCGGCTGCACGAGACGGGCTTCCGTACATCGGCATCGAGGGCGGTGCGATCAAGCCGGATAGGCTGCGGCTAGATTATCAGCGCAGTGCCCTTTCGGTGCCGAATGGTATCGCAATCGACCACAAAACCGGCTTCGATGTGGACTTCATTGCCGGCTATGATCTCGGCCTGATCCGCGCCGAAGCAGAGCTTGGTTACAAGCGCGCCGTTCCGACCGGCATCTCAATCGTGCCGGCAGTTGGTTTCAACAACACCGGTCCTTTGGCTATCGACGGCCGGACGCGATCGGTCTCGGCGATGGCCAATCTGCTGCTCGACTTCGGCAAAGATGACGGGCTTCAAGTCTATGGTGGTGGTGGCCTCGGCGTAGCGAAGACCACCCTGGACAACGTCATCGCCGGACCCAACGTGGCTCAAGGTCGTGGGATTAACGGTAACGATCGTTCGTTCGCCTGGCAGCTTATCGCCGGGATGCGTGTTCCGCTCAGCTATAATGTCGATCTCGGACTGAAGTATCGTTACTTCCGGACCGAAGTAGATTATCGCGATGTCACAGTTCCCACGGCAATCGAGAATCTTGAAGGCCGCTTCCGGTCGCATTCGCTGCTTGCGAGCCTGATTTTCAATCTTGGTGGGCAGCCGGTGCCCCCTGCGCCGATCGTCGAGCCTGCGCCGCCGCCGCCGCCGCCGCCACCGCCACCACCCCCCACTCAAATCTGTCCCGATGGCAGCGTTATTTTGGCAACCGACGCATGCCCTGTCCCGCCGCCGCCCCCGCCGCCGCCTCCGGTGGCGCCGGTTCGCGGTTAA
- a CDS encoding DUF2793 domain-containing protein, whose product MLTSTRLGLPFLSAGQAQKELTHNEALLLLDAAVQACCAAAPANAPPQSPEIGFAYLCGNNPTGAWQGRPNSVACHTENGWRFIEPFDGFELFDRDSGRTWRFASGAWSLGIAKASEIQVNGIKVLGAQQPSISNATGGTTVDTQARNTLEQVLSALRAHGIIAQQG is encoded by the coding sequence ATGTTAACATCGACGCGGCTCGGATTGCCGTTTCTTTCTGCGGGACAGGCGCAAAAGGAACTGACTCACAACGAAGCCCTGCTCCTGTTGGACGCTGCCGTACAGGCTTGTTGCGCAGCCGCGCCGGCTAACGCGCCGCCACAATCGCCCGAGATTGGCTTCGCTTACCTTTGCGGCAACAATCCCACCGGTGCGTGGCAGGGTCGGCCCAATAGCGTTGCCTGCCATACCGAAAACGGCTGGCGCTTTATCGAACCCTTTGACGGGTTTGAGCTATTCGATCGGGATAGCGGAAGAACCTGGCGCTTCGCGTCAGGCGCGTGGTCATTGGGCATTGCAAAGGCCAGCGAGATTCAGGTGAATGGCATCAAGGTCTTGGGCGCGCAGCAACCGTCGATCTCAAATGCAACGGGGGGAACGACGGTCGACACGCAGGCGCGCAATACTCTCGAGCAGGTGCTTTCGGCCTTGCGAGCACACGGAATCATTGCCCAGCAAGGGTGA
- a CDS encoding phage tail baseplate protein encodes MATLVLSAAGAAIGGPVGGLVGSFVGRQFDRSFGAGSGTRLSDLRAPSSQYGDPIPRVLRQMRVAGVVLWASEPVATALVSKSVSEQASSVSFAYGLSSGFVEDVGRIWADGRLIRDGEGRQDVSFTLRLNHGDEDQLSDPLIASLLGEENTPAFRGIAYLVFENFDLSSFGNRLPLITVEVLANGDPIIADDIVRSELDLAGVTNDRPHKLDGFALTGDNGAVALQPLFDALKPALSYDGRKWGIGAASSQHVIDSHFWALESDRQSHFRMDGQCEVPTKVSVRYFDPAIDYLAGEKSARQPGVERLRRIELPAAMSGERAKALAFEQLQQVAQESKAYWLTLPLSYAAIQVGDHVGSGSSRDFVVCEKTLNAGQLRLRLRPTNELNTPNVVDVEAPTKTPMLQREDLTIALVELPNPSLSNDLEIAILVSGGHKPFRALPVVINSAGTEVETISARVAAPLGRLRRPLPSASGSLLDLQNIIEVEFDQDPELTSCTDEAMFAGANLICVDGEFMQFAIAKPMGAAKYELSRLVRRRFDSGRDAPHDAGSSAILLDPASLATFKVPREVVGTVFTARVSGPDNAAAEATLPVAGTAARPWAPAHLNVRETAGGLELSWVRRCRDGGAWLDNVDAPLGSSREAYRVTLRDGLGMTIEAHSDSPHSVISSIMLDQMAPRPWRLEVRQIGDFAAGNPLVHIID; translated from the coding sequence ATGGCAACGCTAGTTCTCAGCGCTGCGGGTGCCGCGATCGGTGGGCCCGTCGGCGGGCTTGTAGGTTCGTTTGTTGGTCGTCAGTTCGATCGTAGCTTCGGTGCCGGCTCGGGCACCAGGCTATCGGACCTGAGGGCGCCCTCGTCGCAATATGGCGATCCGATTCCCCGTGTCCTGCGACAGATGCGGGTGGCGGGAGTGGTGCTTTGGGCATCAGAGCCAGTTGCCACCGCACTGGTAAGCAAATCCGTCAGCGAACAGGCAAGTAGTGTCAGCTTTGCCTACGGCTTGAGCTCGGGCTTTGTCGAAGATGTCGGCCGTATTTGGGCCGATGGCAGATTGATACGAGATGGCGAGGGACGGCAAGATGTGTCGTTCACGCTTCGACTGAATCACGGCGACGAGGATCAATTGAGTGACCCTCTGATCGCGTCGTTGCTCGGCGAGGAAAACACACCGGCGTTCCGAGGGATCGCGTACCTCGTTTTCGAGAATTTCGACCTCTCGAGTTTCGGTAATCGCTTGCCGCTCATCACCGTGGAGGTTCTCGCCAACGGGGATCCGATCATCGCTGACGACATAGTGAGGAGCGAACTCGATCTTGCTGGGGTCACCAACGACCGTCCTCACAAGCTTGATGGTTTCGCGTTGACCGGTGACAATGGGGCGGTTGCCCTTCAGCCCTTATTCGACGCCTTAAAGCCAGCCTTAAGCTACGACGGCCGAAAATGGGGAATTGGTGCTGCCTCAAGTCAGCATGTGATCGACAGCCATTTTTGGGCACTGGAAAGCGATCGGCAATCTCATTTTAGAATGGATGGTCAGTGCGAGGTGCCGACCAAGGTGTCGGTGCGTTACTTTGATCCGGCGATCGACTATCTTGCCGGAGAGAAAAGCGCACGGCAGCCAGGTGTCGAGCGGCTTCGCCGTATAGAGCTTCCAGCGGCCATGAGCGGCGAGCGTGCCAAGGCGCTTGCCTTTGAACAGCTTCAGCAGGTTGCACAGGAGTCTAAAGCCTATTGGCTGACCCTGCCGCTAAGCTACGCGGCGATACAAGTTGGCGATCACGTTGGATCCGGCTCTTCGCGAGATTTCGTGGTCTGCGAGAAGACCTTGAACGCTGGCCAGCTAAGATTGCGTCTGCGGCCAACGAATGAGCTTAACACGCCAAACGTCGTCGACGTTGAGGCTCCAACGAAAACACCCATGCTACAGCGTGAGGATCTGACGATCGCTCTGGTCGAGTTGCCAAACCCCTCGCTTTCGAACGATCTCGAGATCGCTATTCTTGTCAGTGGCGGCCACAAGCCCTTCAGAGCTTTACCAGTCGTCATCAATAGCGCGGGGACTGAAGTCGAAACGATATCGGCCCGTGTCGCCGCACCTTTGGGGCGCCTTCGCAGGCCGCTGCCGAGCGCATCGGGATCGTTGCTTGATCTCCAAAACATCATCGAAGTGGAGTTCGACCAAGACCCCGAGCTGACGAGTTGCACCGACGAGGCGATGTTCGCGGGCGCCAATCTTATCTGCGTCGATGGCGAATTTATGCAGTTTGCCATCGCGAAACCGATGGGCGCCGCGAAGTATGAGTTGTCTCGTCTGGTCAGGCGGCGTTTCGATAGTGGTCGCGACGCTCCACATGACGCAGGATCGTCGGCGATCCTTCTTGATCCCGCATCATTGGCCACGTTCAAAGTTCCTCGCGAGGTTGTGGGTACCGTCTTCACGGCACGCGTTTCCGGTCCAGACAATGCAGCGGCCGAAGCGACTTTGCCGGTTGCGGGCACTGCAGCGCGACCGTGGGCGCCGGCGCACCTAAATGTGCGTGAGACAGCCGGTGGCTTGGAGCTGTCGTGGGTGCGGCGTTGCAGGGACGGGGGCGCTTGGCTCGACAATGTCGATGCGCCCTTGGGAAGTAGCCGCGAAGCCTATCGGGTAACTCTACGCGACGGATTGGGCATGACGATCGAGGCACATAGCGACAGCCCGCATTCAGTCATCTCATCAATTATGCTCGATCAGATGGCGCCGCGTCCGTGGCGCTTAGAAGTCCGACAGATCGGCGACTTTGCCGCTGGCAATCCACTCGTTCACATCATCGATTGA
- a CDS encoding DUF2163 domain-containing protein codes for MSQSLSDLTIATYNWIVQRPDGVGFATTSQDQRQQVGSMSLEADMDLKPSNLILRDRMYGSRLELGGGLSSPALRLGDLTSGRWNGSTVRLLASDWHRDGDAIPICNGELDKVVVEGGEVSMSIDLLPPAIRRPPCIQTSPECRAVLGDRHCRIDMRTRRTRLCVIKANANELTVDVSDIDGYAMGRLRWISGANCGVEQSILSTEGNKLLLHDVPEFPIKAGDRAIAHQGCDGRRTTCAERFGNILNFRGEPDLPGSEILMRFPGA; via the coding sequence ATGAGTCAGTCCCTTTCCGATCTCACAATCGCGACATACAACTGGATCGTCCAACGACCAGACGGGGTGGGCTTCGCGACAACTAGTCAGGACCAACGCCAGCAAGTCGGATCCATGTCGCTGGAAGCCGACATGGATCTGAAGCCCAGCAATCTCATCCTCCGCGATCGCATGTATGGAAGCAGGCTCGAACTCGGTGGTGGACTGAGCAGTCCGGCATTGCGCCTGGGGGATCTGACTTCCGGAAGATGGAATGGCTCGACTGTTCGTCTGCTTGCGAGCGACTGGCATCGAGATGGTGATGCGATACCCATCTGCAACGGCGAACTTGACAAGGTCGTCGTCGAAGGAGGCGAGGTGTCGATGTCTATCGACTTGCTTCCACCTGCGATCCGGCGACCTCCGTGCATTCAGACCAGTCCGGAATGCCGGGCCGTTCTTGGCGACCGGCACTGCCGCATCGATATGCGCACGCGTCGAACCCGGCTCTGCGTCATCAAGGCGAACGCGAATGAGCTTACGGTCGATGTGAGCGATATCGATGGTTACGCAATGGGCCGGCTACGATGGATCAGCGGGGCAAACTGCGGGGTCGAACAAAGCATCCTTTCGACCGAGGGCAACAAGCTTCTGCTGCATGATGTGCCCGAATTTCCGATCAAGGCGGGAGACCGGGCAATTGCGCATCAAGGGTGCGACGGTCGCCGTACGACGTGCGCGGAGCGCTTCGGAAACATCCTGAACTTTCGCGGCGAACCGGATTTGCCCGGTTCCGAAATTCTCATGCGCTTCCCGGGTGCTTGA